A single region of the Anaerostipes rhamnosivorans genome encodes:
- the metG gene encoding methionine--tRNA ligase, with protein MSKEPYYITTAITYTSGKPHIGNTYEIILADSIARYKRMEGHDVFFQTGTDEHGQKVELKAAEQGVTPKEFVDDVAGEIKRIWDLMNTSYDKFIRTTDADHEAQVQKIFKKLYEQGDIYKDHYEGLYCTPCESFFTESQLVDGKCPDCGREVQPAKEEAYFLKLSKYADRLIEHINTHPEFIQPESRKNEMMNNFLLPGLQDLCVSRTSFKWGIPVDFDEGHVVYVWLDALTNYITGIGYDCDGNSTEQFNKFWPADLHLIGKDIIRFHTIYWPIILMALDLPLPKQVFGHPWLLQGDGKMSKSKGNVLYADDLADMFSVDAVRYFVLHEMPFEHDGVISWELMVERMNSDLANTLGNLVNRTISMSNKYFDGVVEDKGVVDEFDDQLKAVVTGARDKVQKKMDVLKVADAMTEIFNVFKRCNKYIDETMPWVLAKDEEKKDRLATVLYNLVEGILTGAALLEPYMPETAGKILKQLNAEPRSFEDLTTFGHYKSGTKVTEKPEILFARLDEEEVLKQAEELMNKQAQAAAGPVIDIEPKEEITFDEFGKMQFQVGEIIACEEVKKSKKLLCSQVRVGSEVKQIVSGIKAYYKPEEMVGKKVMVLVNLKPAKLAGVLSEGMLLCAENEKGELALVVPEKDMPAGAEIC; from the coding sequence ATGAGCAAGGAACCATATTATATAACAACTGCGATTACTTATACATCTGGCAAGCCTCACATCGGGAATACTTATGAGATCATCTTGGCAGATAGTATTGCCAGATATAAAAGAATGGAAGGTCATGACGTATTTTTTCAGACCGGTACCGATGAGCATGGACAGAAGGTGGAATTAAAAGCAGCCGAGCAGGGTGTGACACCGAAAGAGTTTGTGGATGACGTGGCAGGAGAGATCAAACGGATCTGGGATTTGATGAATACTTCTTATGATAAGTTTATCCGTACAACAGATGCAGACCATGAAGCCCAGGTACAGAAGATTTTTAAAAAGCTGTATGAGCAGGGTGATATTTATAAGGATCACTATGAGGGACTTTACTGTACCCCGTGTGAGTCATTTTTCACAGAAAGCCAGCTCGTGGACGGCAAATGTCCTGACTGCGGACGGGAAGTCCAGCCGGCCAAGGAAGAGGCGTATTTCTTAAAACTCAGCAAATATGCGGACAGGCTCATTGAGCACATCAATACCCATCCGGAATTTATTCAGCCGGAGTCCAGAAAAAATGAGATGATGAACAACTTCCTGCTCCCGGGACTTCAGGACTTGTGTGTGTCCAGGACCTCCTTTAAGTGGGGAATCCCGGTAGATTTTGATGAGGGGCATGTGGTCTATGTATGGCTAGACGCACTGACCAACTACATCACTGGTATCGGATATGACTGTGACGGAAACAGCACAGAACAGTTCAACAAGTTCTGGCCGGCGGACCTGCATCTGATCGGAAAAGACATCATCCGTTTCCATACAATCTACTGGCCGATCATCCTGATGGCACTTGACCTTCCGCTTCCAAAGCAGGTATTTGGACATCCGTGGCTGTTACAGGGTGACGGTAAGATGAGCAAGTCAAAAGGAAATGTTCTGTACGCAGATGATCTGGCTGATATGTTCAGCGTGGATGCGGTGCGCTATTTTGTCCTCCATGAAATGCCGTTTGAACATGACGGTGTGATCTCATGGGAGCTGATGGTTGAGCGTATGAACTCTGATCTTGCTAACACCTTAGGCAATCTTGTGAACCGCACCATTTCCATGTCCAACAAATACTTTGATGGAGTCGTGGAAGATAAGGGTGTTGTGGATGAGTTTGACGACCAGCTGAAAGCTGTGGTAACCGGTGCCAGAGATAAGGTCCAGAAAAAGATGGACGTGCTCAAGGTGGCAGATGCCATGACAGAGATCTTTAATGTATTCAAGCGCTGCAACAAGTATATTGATGAAACCATGCCGTGGGTGCTGGCAAAGGATGAAGAAAAGAAAGACCGTCTCGCAACGGTATTATATAATTTGGTGGAAGGTATTTTAACCGGGGCAGCATTGCTGGAGCCATATATGCCAGAGACTGCAGGAAAGATCTTAAAACAGCTGAATGCGGAACCTAGAAGCTTTGAGGATCTGACCACATTTGGCCATTATAAGAGCGGTACGAAAGTGACAGAAAAGCCTGAGATCCTTTTTGCGCGGCTTGATGAAGAAGAGGTGCTCAAACAGGCGGAAGAGCTGATGAACAAGCAGGCACAGGCGGCAGCAGGTCCTGTGATCGATATTGAGCCAAAAGAAGAAATCACCTTTGACGAGTTCGGAAAGATGCAGTTCCAGGTAGGTGAGATCATTGCCTGCGAGGAAGTCAAAAAGTCCAAGAAGCTGCTCTGCTCCCAGGTGCGCGTGGGAAGTGAAGTGAAGCAGATCGTTTCTGGTATCAAGGCCTATTATAAGCCGGAAGAGATGGTCGGCAAAAAAGTCATGGTCTTAGTAAACTTAAAGCCTGCTAAGCTTGCAGGTGTTTTATCTGAGGGAATGCTTTTGTGTGCTGAGAATGAAAAGGGAGAACTGGCCCTGGTAGTGCCGGAAAAAGACATGCCAGCAGGGGCAGAGATCTGCTAG
- a CDS encoding MurR/RpiR family transcriptional regulator, translated as MIVEITEELESGLTEAERQVIEYINQHEDQFLKLTITELAEKSFTSPPTVSRAVRKCGYNGLSELRYKLSAKIEDMVEGEIVNEIFQKSVTECMKTIEILKAETILKVVRFIKTARKIYIIARGSTAWIAKDVELQLQLLGYNAYMLSDSEVMKKSDKLFRQGDLIIIFSIKNSTPELLLTAQNAKKVGANVVTCCCLPKTDLEDYSDLSVLGYNQRNKTIEDFDIVSRLPLQIIARTLIDYLNL; from the coding sequence ATGATAGTTGAGATTACAGAAGAACTGGAAAGCGGGCTTACAGAAGCTGAACGGCAGGTGATAGAGTATATCAATCAACATGAAGATCAGTTTTTAAAGCTGACGATCACTGAACTCGCCGAAAAGAGTTTCACCTCCCCTCCGACTGTCTCAAGGGCTGTGAGGAAGTGTGGGTATAACGGTCTCTCGGAGCTGCGCTATAAACTTTCTGCAAAGATAGAAGATATGGTGGAGGGAGAGATTGTCAATGAGATTTTTCAGAAGTCTGTCACGGAGTGCATGAAAACCATTGAGATACTGAAAGCGGAGACGATTCTCAAGGTGGTGCGTTTTATTAAGACTGCCCGAAAGATTTATATCATTGCTAGAGGTTCTACCGCATGGATTGCCAAAGATGTGGAACTGCAGCTTCAGCTGCTTGGGTATAATGCCTATATGCTGTCAGATTCAGAGGTTATGAAAAAGTCGGATAAGCTCTTCAGGCAGGGAGACCTGATCATTATTTTTTCTATAAAGAACAGTACGCCGGAGCTGCTGTTGACTGCCCAAAATGCGAAGAAGGTAGGTGCAAATGTGGTGACCTGCTGCTGTCTGCCAAAGACAGATTTAGAAGATTATTCAGACTTGTCTGTCCTGGGATATAACCAGAGAAACAAAACCATCGAGGACTTTGATATCGTATCCAGGCTTCCATTGCAGATCATTGCAAGAACGCTGATTGATTATTTGAATCTTTGA
- a CDS encoding PTS sugar transporter subunit IIA, producing MVGILIATHGGFAEGLLNAVELIAGEQNQVKTIGLYHGDGIDELEQKIRTAVKELDDGDGVLGFVDILGGSPSNMVMKCMADTKNFKAIAGVSMGMVVQAVMMRDQCGLDELADLCEEAGNQPVVLLHKQYEEMLEDTEMDEI from the coding sequence ATGGTTGGAATTTTGATTGCAACCCATGGAGGATTCGCGGAAGGACTGTTAAATGCGGTGGAACTGATCGCTGGAGAACAAAACCAGGTGAAGACCATCGGACTGTATCATGGTGACGGAATAGATGAGCTTGAACAAAAAATCAGGACGGCAGTAAAAGAGCTGGACGATGGTGACGGAGTACTGGGATTTGTGGATATCTTAGGTGGTAGTCCATCCAATATGGTGATGAAATGTATGGCGGACACAAAGAATTTTAAAGCAATCGCAGGCGTCAGCATGGGAATGGTGGTACAGGCTGTGATGATGAGAGATCAATGCGGCTTAGATGAGCTGGCTGACCTATGCGAGGAAGCAGGAAACCAGCCTGTAGTGCTGCTGCATAAGCAGTATGAAGAGATGCTTGAAGATACAGAGATGGATGAGATCTAG
- a CDS encoding PTS sugar transporter subunit IIB has translation MQGIVLTRIDDRLIHGQVMTSWLNFTSANKIMVIDDQSAADPFMKTVLKNAVPGNVGLGVFTAQKAAARLKKGFKPEDKVIILVKYPRTILSLMEQGIAFDHLNIGGMGAGKGREKFYKNISASEEEKDILKKIIDSGCQTEIQIIAEDAKVDVAKLL, from the coding sequence ATGCAGGGAATAGTTTTGACAAGGATTGATGACAGACTGATTCATGGACAGGTGATGACTTCATGGCTCAACTTTACAAGTGCCAACAAGATCATGGTCATTGATGACCAGTCAGCGGCTGATCCATTTATGAAAACTGTTTTAAAAAATGCGGTTCCGGGAAATGTGGGGCTTGGTGTGTTTACAGCCCAAAAAGCTGCCGCAAGGTTGAAGAAGGGCTTCAAACCTGAGGATAAGGTCATTATCTTAGTAAAATATCCGAGGACCATATTAAGCCTTATGGAGCAGGGAATCGCTTTTGACCATTTGAATATCGGCGGTATGGGAGCAGGCAAGGGAAGAGAAAAATTTTATAAAAACATATCCGCTTCCGAAGAAGAAAAAGATATCCTAAAAAAAATCATAGACAGCGGCTGCCAGACAGAAATCCAGATCATAGCGGAAGATGCAAAAGTAGATGTGGCAAAATTACTATGA